CCACCTCGTGGCCGCGACACCCGCGCACGACGGCCTCGCCGACCTCGCCGTGCTCGACCCGCGGACCGGCCGGCAGCGGGAGCACCTCGGCGCCTGGGCCCTCGTCGGCCCGCCCGGGCCGAGCGGCGAACTGGTCGGCATGCGCACCGACCTGACCACCTCCCGCGCCTGGCTGGCCCGCCTCGACCCGCGCACCGGCGGCGCGCGCTTCTTCGCCCTGGTCGAAGCGGTCAGCGGCGACTGTGAGGTACACGCCGGCGCGGTCATCTGCCGCCGCCTCGACGCCACGATCGGTGTGTGGCGGTGATCGCCGGCAAGTACAGTGACGGCCGTGACGGGCTCCCGGCAGGCGGCGGTGCGCGGCTGGATCACCCGGCGTCGCCGGCTCCTGCGGCGCCTTGCCGTCGCGGCGGTGATCGCGCTGCTGCTCGTCAGCGGGCCGTGGCTGTGGACCACGTTCGCCGCGCACGGCCACGTGTACGACGAGGCCGACGCGCCGGCCGCCGACGTCGTGATCGTCCTGGGCACCGAGGTACTGCCCGACGGCCAGCCGAGCGCCCGGCTCGCCGGCCGCCTGGAGACGGCGGCGGCGCTGGTACGAAGCGGGCGGGCCCGGGTCGTCCTCGTGTCGGGCGACGGCAACGGCGTGTCCGGCGACGAGCCGGCGGCGATGACCGCCTACCTGACCGGGCGGCTCGGCGTGGACCCGCGGCGTGTCGTGGGCGACCCGGCCGGACTGGACACGTACGACAGTTGTATCCGCGCCCGCGACGTGTACGGCGTCGAGCGGGCCCTGGTGGTGACGCAGTCGTACCACGTCTCGCGGGCGGTGACGCTGTGCCGGCACCTCGGCCTCGACGTGGACGGGGTGACGGCCCGCTGCCCCAGCTGTTCGACGTGGCTGATCGCCCGCAAGAGCGCGCGCGACTACCTCGCCAGCGCGAAGGCGGCGTGGGACGCGGTCCGGCGGCGGCCGCCGGCGGTCAGCTCACCGGACAGCCCCGCCGTCGAGGACGCGCTGCGCGGGACGTGACGCGCGGTCAGCCGCTCTGCTCCAGCTTCCGCAGGACCTCTTCGGTGGCCCCGCGCAGCACGCGGCGCCCGCCGAGGACGAGCAGCACCGCGATCAGCCTTCCCTTCAGGCTGGCGGGCCGGCGGTCGACGGTGACGTGGATGTGGCTTCCGGTGCCGGCCGGCGTCACCTGGTACAGCCAGGAGCTGCCGGGACGCCACGTGTTCGACTCGATCGTCTCCACCCGTACCGTGCCGGGGGTTGACCAGTCGTAGCGGTTGCGCTCCCAGACGCCGCCGGCCAGCGACGAGCCCTCGGTGACATCGGCCGAGTCCGCACCCACCTCGTGCACCTTCAGGTGCTCCGCGTCGATGTTGGGCCAGACGTCGGCCCGCGCCGGAGAGAAGTCGGTCAGGGCGCCGATGAACCGCTCCGGTGAAACCCCACTGTTGACGTCGAACTCGACTCGCGGCATCGCAGGCCCCCATCATCCCAATTGGCGATCATCCTATTCCTTAGGTGGCGGCGGCGGGCGGCGTCGTCGACGGTGGACGGGTGGAGCCCGCGTTCGTACTCCTGCACAGCATGCTGTTGGGCCCGTCGACCTGGGCTCCGGTGGCCGCCCGGCTGGCGGCCTCCGGCGCGGTGGCGGTGGTGCCGTCGTTTGTCGACGTGGCGGACCTGGACGACCCACCGTTCTGGCCGCGGGTCGCCGCGACCGTCGACGACGCCCTCACCCGGTTGCCGCCGCACCAGCCGGTCGTGCTGGTCGCGCACAGCAACGCGGGCCTGCTGGTACCCGCCGTCGTGCGGGCGGCCCGGCGCCCGGTCGCCGGGTGCCTGTTCGTCGACGCCAGCCTGCCGGCGCGCACCGGGCCCACACCCGCCGCGACGGCCGAGCGGCTGGCCTTTTTGCGCACACTGGCGACCGGGGGCCGGCTGCCACAGTGGACGACCTGGTGGAGTGAGGACGATGTGGCACGGCTGTTTCCCGACCGGCGGACCAGGTCGACGGTCGCGGCCGAGCAGCCCCGGCTCCCGCTGAGCTATTACGAACAACAGCTTCCGGTACCCGCCGGCTGGGACCGCCGGCCATGCGGGTACCTGCTGTTCGGGCCGCCGTACGACCGGATGGCGGATGAGGCGCGCGAACGTGGCTGGGACGTGGACGAACTCCCGGCGGCCACCTGCACCAACTCGTCGCCCCGGACGCGGTGGCGGCTCGCCTCGTCGCGATGACCGCGCGGTGGACCACATAG
This genomic stretch from Phytohabitans houttuyneae harbors:
- a CDS encoding SanA/YdcF family protein, encoding MTGSRQAAVRGWITRRRRLLRRLAVAAVIALLLVSGPWLWTTFAAHGHVYDEADAPAADVVIVLGTEVLPDGQPSARLAGRLETAAALVRSGRARVVLVSGDGNGVSGDEPAAMTAYLTGRLGVDPRRVVGDPAGLDTYDSCIRARDVYGVERALVVTQSYHVSRAVTLCRHLGLDVDGVTARCPSCSTWLIARKSARDYLASAKAAWDAVRRRPPAVSSPDSPAVEDALRGT
- a CDS encoding alpha/beta fold hydrolase, whose amino-acid sequence is MAAAGGVVDGGRVEPAFVLLHSMLLGPSTWAPVAARLAASGAVAVVPSFVDVADLDDPPFWPRVAATVDDALTRLPPHQPVVLVAHSNAGLLVPAVVRAARRPVAGCLFVDASLPARTGPTPAATAERLAFLRTLATGGRLPQWTTWWSEDDVARLFPDRRTRSTVAAEQPRLPLSYYEQQLPVPAGWDRRPCGYLLFGPPYDRMADEARERGWDVDELPAATCTNSSPRTRWRLASSR